In the Uranotaenia lowii strain MFRU-FL chromosome 1, ASM2978415v1, whole genome shotgun sequence genome, ggaaagggaaatatgaaaataaaaaagaattatagacgaagatcgatagcttttagaaaaaggtagatttcgaacatgtagtccaaatctagcacagctagtacatctctcactggaacattaggtggttttcctcgggcccgaagggagtcaattaaattcgttctggcgacaagatggacctcacacgaccagacaatatgctcgatgtcatggtaaccttggccgcaactacacaaattgctgccagcaatgtcaaaacgatagagtaccgcgtctaaggaataatgattggacatgagacgggaaaatatacaaataaaatcccgactcagatccaatctattaaaccagggtttaaggcttaccttttgTTTACAAAGACATGTGGTGTTGTCGAGTATCTAATAATGACTGTTTATTTACATAGAAATCATAGGGTAGTAAGAAGTAACATAACAGGGTGGTTCAAATACAACATCTTCCCTTTTCGAAAAAGTAATAACAATAAttatatgaaaaagaaaaattttacatgacaaaatctgaaaatcttGATGGTTTTTTCACTTCTCTTCTAGGTCGCTCTGCAGGAATCTCCGGAAAACCCTTCTCGTCAGTTGAGCCGCTCTGGTCAACGCTTGAAGAAAAACGTTGATCCTGTCGTGGCAGTGTCGTTTTATCCCCAGTTGCGTTGATAGTGCCATAAACACGCTGCTTCTCTGGATTAGGCAACTCTCGATCATCTTCGCTGTTCTGCTCTACTGACTCCTTCGTAATACACATCGGATGTAAACGTTCAGCCTCCTCCTGTCGCACTGGCTTCACCACTTCAGATGTTTGTTCGTTTCGTTTGCCGGGTTTCACGTGAACCGCACTTCTACGGTATATCGCGCCATCGCTCATTTCAACTTCGCATGACTGATCCTCGAGTCGCCGCAACAGAACTGCTTTCTCCCACGTTGAGTGAAGATCCGGTCTACGTTGAACCAGCACTTTTGCTCCAACTTGTAACTCTGGCAGCTTCTTTGCTCTTTTGTCGTAACTCATTTTGGTAATAGCTCTCTTGTGTCGAATACTTTCCTCTACATCCTGTGACTTGGGCGGCTTCAGTCGGTTCGCGATGATTGGTACGGTGCTTCGAGTAGTTCTGCAAAACAGTCTTTGGTTCGGACTGGATCCTACAGCATTCGGAGTATTACGATGCTGCTGTAGAGCTCTCCAAAAGTCAGCTCCACTTTTAACGCACTTTTTGTACAGCTGCTTCATAGCCTTTATTGAAGATTCTGCTTTTCCATTTCCCTGGGCGTGATACGGAGATGACGTTACTGGCATAAAATCCCATTCTCGTGCAAATTCCCTCCATTCTACGTTGTCGAACTGTGGTCCGTTATCTGTGACCACTACCTCCGGACTTCCATGTCGTGCAAAATTACGTTTGCAGATTTTCACAATCGTATTGGTTTTAGAGTCGCTTAAGAAATCTACTTCGACAAAGTCTGAGAAACTATCAGCTGTAACCATTATAGTTAACTTCTTGTTGCCAGTCTTTATTTCGCCCAGGTCAATATTTACTCGCTGAAATGGGTACTCTGGTATAGGGTGCGTGGTCATGGGAGGTTTGCACTGATTACTGCTAAACTCCATACAAACTTCACAGTTTCGGACATAATTTGTAATCTGATCGGTCATCCCTGGCCAGAAGAATGACTCTCGTGCTGCACGAAGCGTATAGTCAATACCTAGATGCGCCATGTGTAAATTATCTAGCAGCTTCTTTCGTAGACTTTTTGGCACTAGCACTCTGCCACTCTTGAAAATAACTCCTTGACACGTTGAAAGATCGTATCTTATTGCCCAGTAAACGTACATCTCATCTTCCAAATCAGCTTTATTTTCTGGCCATCCGTCGATTAGCAATTGCAATAGTGTATACAAAGTTCGGTCCTTTCTGGTTTCAGTCGCTATCTCTCCAAATCGTTCATCCGAAACGCTGATAAACTCAACAACATTGACTTCAGCAATTTCTTGAAATGCCGCTTCCACTTTGTCGCTTTGTTGGGTCCTTTCGCTGGGTATGGCCGTTCTTGATAGCAAATCTGCTATATGCATTTCACTACCTTTTCGGTACCGAACTGATATGTCGTAACGTTGTAGCGTCATTCTCATTTTTTGAAGACGTAGCGGTGCATCTGTTATTGGCTTCTTGAAAATGTCCTCTAAAGGTTTGTGATCGGACTCTACGACTGCAAACCTTCCTGCCACATATTGATCAAATCTCTTGCACGCGAACACAATTGCCAAGCATTCCCGTTCAATAGGAGCATAATTTCTTTCCGTCTTGCTCAGAGTTCGTGAGGCGTATGCCACCGGTCTGCCTAGTTGAAGTAAAACACATCCAACTCCCAGCATGCTTGCGTCGCATTGAATAACTAGCGGTTCAGTTGGATCGTAATAGCGCAATATGGGTGCCTCTGTCACCAACCGCTTAATTAATCGAAAACAATCTGCCGCCTCTTGATTCCATTCGAACTCTGCTGTGTCACGGGTGAGCCTTCGAAGTGGAGCACTAACTTCAGACAACCTCGGAAGAAATCGCCCCAGGTAGGTGACTAGTCCCAAAAAAGTCAACAGCTCTTTCTTATTTCCTGGAGGTTGAATGTCCAAAACAGCAGATATTTTGCCCGGATCTGGTTTAACTCCTTTGTCCGTCAAAATATGTCCGAAAAATGGCACCGACGATAACGCCACCTTTGCTTTTGCTCTGTTCAGCTTGAGTCCTCTTTCTCTGCATCGTAGAAATACTGCTTCCAAATTTCGATTGTGGTCGAGCATGGCTGCCTCCATTGTGTCACCACAACCGAAAACTACTACGTCATCTGCTAAACAACGTACGCCTCTAAGCCCGGTAATAATCTGTTGTTGTgccttttgaaaaacttcaggaGCGCATGAAATCCCAAATGGCATCCTCTTCCAACGATACACACCCATTGGTGTCCAGAAGGCCGTCAAATCCGAGCTCCGTTCATCTAGATCCAAATGCCAAAATCCGTTTTTTGCGTCGAGTACCGTGAACACTTTCGCTTTAGCAAACTCCGGAAGCAGCTCCTCTATCGTCGGGATCTGATGATTCATACGTTTTATAGCCTGGTTTAGTTCCGCCGGATCCAGGCACAGCCGTAATTTGTCGCCTTTCTTAACTAGCACGAGATTGCTCAGCCACTCCATGTGTCTGTTGACCGGTTCAACTATTCCTCTTTTCTCTAAATCCTCTATCTTGGTTTTCAACTCCGGGAGATATGCGAGAGGAATGCGTCGTGCTTTTTGTTGGACCGCTGTAATGGAatcatcaatttcaattttgaatttcccatgGAATACACCGTCACCTTCAAAAACGTCATGGTACTTACGGAGGATCCCATCACAGCTCTGATGCAAAGCGGTCACATTGTATATATCCTGTACTTTGATGATTCCAAGGTCGATTGCCGATTGTGACGACAGCAACGGTGGTCTTGTTTTCTTGACAATCACAAAAGTTAGTGACTTGGAGCCATCTTTTAACTCAACGTCCAAGTTCACTTTTCCTTTCGGCGCTATTATTTTTCCCGAGTAACACCTCAATTTGATTTTCGTGGAAAAAATCTTCGCATTTGGTGACATCCGCATCAGATCTCTATAGCAAAGCACGTTCACTCTGGCTCCTGTATCGACTTGTATGTCCAGAGGCTTTGGTGCTCCAGTGCAATTCACTACTCTTAGCTGCACCATAATTTTTCCAGCGTCCTTCATTTGTTCACCGTCAACCTTGGCAATGTCCACGTACTCACATTCTTCCTCGTCATCTGAACTTTCCGCACTTCCAGAGCTATCTTCCATTTGTCGGATGTTTTTGTTCCTGGGTCCATTCCTCACACGATTCGCACGACAAACTGCTTTGTAGTGGTTCAGCTTCCCACATGCGCGGCATTTACTTCCGAACGctgggcatttttttttatctttcggGTGTTTTCCGCCGCAGTACTTACACttgtttacaaatttcattGTAGCTGTCAACTTGAAAGTTTCCCTGGCAGAATCCTTCGTGACTGACATTCGTTCGTATTTTCGTGCCAGCTCTTCGATTTGTTGATGCTCCTTGACTTTTTTCACCATGTCATCCACCGGAATATCACCAGCCTTGAGTAGCTCCTTTCTCGTCTGATGGTCTCGCACACCAGCTATCACTCGATCTTTAAGCAGATCTTCCTGCTGAGCCGCGGTGTACCCACAGCTGGTCGCCTTCTTTTTAAGCCGTTTCACAAAATcttctattttttcttcttcctccTGGCACATCGCATTGAACTCGGC is a window encoding:
- the LOC129748700 gene encoding uncharacterized protein K02A2.6-like → MNDGGELNSLAEDDKDVTYEDEEHLEDSDDAGPSNVSHSSMSVSSLSTTVESRTPRLRTYTDGSSFTGPWVVFIRPKPNGKRLNVVQITKDLARWPSVTSISKVRPDKLRVVVADRKGANEIVASKFINLEYHVFVPSRNVEIEGVITEMSLEAEYVKSNGVGKFKGLESTSVEILDCRQLKTANVVNGVKKYSPSASFRVTFAGTALPHYVLINGIIRNKNRDAKRNREDFNRENLRHKPNLKMANIPVPVPLKLGGDDGEAIKIFRLQWKYYALATEVAKKAANQQVATLMAVMGIEGVMLVEELQLTEEELALPDEILSRIEQHLRPQRDRRMERAEFNAMCQEEEEKIEDFVKRLKKKATSCGYTAAQQEDLLKDRVIAGVRDHQTRKELLKAGDIPVDDMVKKVKEHQQIEELARKYERMSVTKDSARETFKLTATMKFVNKCKYCGGKHPKDKKKCPAFGSKCRACGKLNHYKAVCRANRVRNGPRNKNIRQMEDSSGSAESSDDEEECEYVDIAKVDGEQMKDAGKIMVQLRVVNCTGAPKPLDIQVDTGARVNVLCYRDLMRMSPNAKIFSTKIKLRCYSGKIIAPKGKVNLDVELKDGSKSLTFVIVKKTRPPLLSSQSAIDLGIIKVQDIYNVTALHQSCDGILRKYHDVFEGDGVFHGKFKIEIDDSITAVQQKARRIPLAYLPELKTKIEDLEKRGIVEPVNRHMEWLSNLVLVKKGDKLRLCLDPAELNQAIKRMNHQIPTIEELLPEFAKAKVFTVLDAKNGFWHLDLDERSSDLTAFWTPMGVYRWKRMPFGISCAPEVFQKAQQQIITGLRGVRCLADDVVVFGCGDTMEAAMLDHNRNLEAVFLRCRERGLKLNRAKAKVALSSVPFFGHILTDKGVKPDPGKISAVLDIQPPGNKKELLTFLGLVTYLGRFLPRLSEVSAPLRRLTRDTAEFEWNQEAADCFRLIKRLVTEAPILRYYDPTEPLVIQCDASMLGVGCVLLQLGRPVAYASRTLSKTERNYAPIERECLAIVFACKRFDQYVAGRFAVVESDHKPLEDIFKKPITDAPLRLQKMRMTLQRYDISVRYRKGSEMHIADLLSRTAIPSERTQQSDKVEAAFQEIAEVNVVEFISVSDERFGEIATETRKDRTLYTLLQLLIDGWPENKADLEDEMYVYWAIRYDLSTCQGVIFKSGRVLVPKSLRKKLLDNLHMAHLGIDYTLRAARESFFWPGMTDQITNYVRNCEVCMEFSSNQCKPPMTTHPIPEYPFQRVNIDLGEIKTGNKKLTIMVTADSFSDFVEVDFLSDSKTNTIVKICKRNFARHGSPEVVVTDNGPQFDNVEWREFAREWDFMPVTSSPYHAQGNGKAESSIKAMKQLYKKCVKSGADFWRALQQHRNTPNAVGSSPNQRLFCRTTRSTVPIIANRLKPPKSQDVEESIRHKRAITKMSYDKRAKKLPELQVGAKVLVQRRPDLHSTWEKAVLLRRLEDQSCEVEMSDGAIYRRSAVHVKPGKRNEQTSEVVKPVRQEEAERLHPMCITKESVEQNSEDDRELPNPEKQRVYGTINATGDKTTLPRQDQRFSSSVDQSGSTDEKGFPEIPAERPRREVKKPSRFSDFVM